The Lysobacter gummosus genome includes a region encoding these proteins:
- a CDS encoding CaiB/BaiF CoA transferase family protein, which translates to MDSNAPDFAGEHRSGATQGPLAGIRVLDLSAYIAGPFGCTLLADQGADVIKIEPPDGDNLRQYPSTLASESRAFIGVNRSKRGIVLDLKQAADHAVLLRLVREADVLVHNFRPNVPQRLGIDFERLQLINPRLIYCAVTGYGETGPMKDKAGYDQVLQTMTGMCALQGPRGGPPEIIYGSVVDYYAAALLAAGVSSALFERERSGLGQFVGVSLLRAALTMQSARMIWAEGESLDIGRDMRSGGVTGIHPTRDGHIYISANTARFWKSLCEKTGLSELADDPRYDSVRKRAQAAAEIVPRLHEALAARTAMQWEALFGDEVPCAAARRIEDMFEHPQVVAEGIVGVIDHPQVGPYRGVAQSIKFGRTPGPAPFAAPMLGQDTQTVKDELAESGGVSRRRRNHGGD; encoded by the coding sequence ATGGATTCCAACGCTCCCGACTTCGCCGGCGAACACCGCAGCGGCGCCACGCAAGGCCCGCTCGCCGGTATCCGCGTGCTCGATCTGAGCGCGTATATCGCAGGCCCCTTCGGTTGCACGCTGCTCGCCGACCAGGGCGCGGACGTGATCAAGATCGAACCGCCCGACGGCGACAACCTGCGCCAGTATCCGTCCACCCTGGCCAGCGAGAGCCGCGCCTTCATCGGCGTCAATCGCAGCAAGCGCGGCATCGTGCTGGATCTCAAGCAGGCCGCCGACCACGCCGTGCTGCTGCGGCTGGTGCGCGAGGCCGACGTGCTGGTGCACAACTTCCGCCCCAACGTGCCGCAGCGCCTGGGCATCGATTTCGAACGCCTGCAGCTGATCAACCCGCGCCTGATCTATTGCGCGGTCACCGGCTACGGCGAAACCGGGCCGATGAAGGACAAGGCCGGCTACGACCAGGTGCTGCAGACCATGACCGGCATGTGCGCGCTGCAAGGCCCGCGCGGCGGCCCGCCGGAAATCATCTACGGCTCGGTGGTCGATTACTACGCCGCGGCCCTGCTCGCCGCAGGCGTGTCGTCGGCCTTGTTCGAGCGCGAACGCAGCGGCCTGGGCCAGTTCGTCGGCGTGTCGCTGCTGCGCGCGGCCTTGACCATGCAATCGGCGCGGATGATATGGGCCGAGGGCGAGAGCCTGGACATCGGCCGCGACATGCGCTCCGGCGGCGTCACCGGCATCCATCCGACCCGCGACGGCCACATCTATATTTCCGCCAACACCGCGCGGTTCTGGAAGAGCCTGTGCGAGAAGACCGGCCTGAGCGAACTGGCCGACGATCCGCGCTACGACAGCGTGCGCAAGCGCGCCCAGGCCGCGGCCGAGATCGTGCCGCGCCTGCACGAGGCGCTGGCGGCGCGCACGGCGATGCAGTGGGAGGCCTTGTTCGGCGATGAGGTGCCGTGCGCGGCGGCGCGACGGATCGAGGACATGTTCGAACATCCGCAGGTCGTGGCCGAAGGCATCGTCGGCGTGATCGATCACCCGCAGGTGGGGCCGTATCGCGGGGTCGCGCAGTCGATCAAGTTCGGCCGGACCCCGGGGCCGGCGCCATTCGCGGCGCCGATGCTGGGGCAGGACACCCAGACGGTGAAGGATGAGTTGGCGGAAAGCGGTGGCGTTAGCCGCAGACGGCGCAACCATGGTGGGGATTGA
- a CDS encoding phospholipase D-like domain-containing protein gives MDFGQLDQKLRDSLADYALDNEEKFELRELGGSIGGDRVRYLRNRAFDMARELMLAEPPHTMDALRWLEQVVKTLDVVAAAPAVVSSAYFAPGDACLRKLRELCRAARRSVAICVYTISDDRLSEEILACHKRGIEVRVISDNEKKFDEGSDVLRLREQGVAMRIDDSPFHMHHKFALFDGRVLANGSFNWTRSATTSNEENLVVTDDANLVRCFSGQFEELWEKFAPGANAARY, from the coding sequence ATGGATTTCGGACAACTCGATCAGAAGCTGCGCGACAGCCTTGCCGATTACGCACTGGACAACGAAGAGAAATTCGAGCTGCGCGAACTGGGCGGCAGCATCGGCGGCGACCGCGTGCGATATCTGCGCAATCGCGCCTTCGACATGGCCCGCGAGCTGATGTTGGCCGAGCCGCCGCACACGATGGATGCGCTGCGTTGGCTGGAACAGGTGGTCAAGACCCTGGACGTGGTCGCGGCCGCGCCGGCGGTGGTGTCCAGCGCCTACTTCGCTCCCGGCGACGCCTGCCTGCGCAAGTTGCGCGAGCTGTGCCGGGCAGCCAGGCGCAGCGTCGCGATCTGCGTCTACACGATTTCCGACGATCGGCTGAGCGAGGAGATTCTCGCCTGCCACAAGCGCGGAATCGAAGTGCGGGTGATCAGCGACAACGAGAAGAAGTTCGACGAAGGCAGCGATGTGCTGCGTCTGCGCGAACAGGGCGTGGCGATGCGGATCGACGACAGCCCGTTCCACATGCACCACAAGTTCGCCCTGTTCGACGGGCGGGTGCTGGCCAACGGCAGTTTCAACTGGACCCGCAGCGCGACCACCAGCAACGAAGAAAACCTCGTGGTCACCGACGATGCGAATCTGGTGCGGTGTTTTTCCGGACAGTTCGAGGAGCTGTGGGAGAAGTTCGCGCCGGGGGCGAATGCGGCGCGGTACTGA
- a CDS encoding DNA repair ATPase: MAQTKPTAAAGEISNDSAKAAAVDQAVAQGGAYEVLSKRLAEQGLRLRGIADGLNKQRLSEFGGSQMEVIGRFRIRTENNCVARDIVQVGEYLVFGYNVFLGLKKETTVADVFCLYKLVQGPEGYDVTPVDLKGSFLGIDSFVQDFRELYAYYKHTRLIQLIVRDSKLLAAFQIGERITDLRVFRWSVSPDGEVRYIDNRGERDIALPAPFDFEWTRATRDMVVNGRHPHLNILDSVFVETVNGDLTVKIENNTEDGQGIYREPVADKTQSLDDAQVDFAKVGSLILLKILPYREEQWRYLVFNTLTRKVLRLDAIGLACIQLPEDHGIIFPGGYYLQSGEHKSFDQSMDGMRYKRSIRSPNGEDVLYLFYEPEQGRTAMFTYNMIERRLQTPIFGHGYARLEDGRMVIFATESDEPTRVHPMQVWQTPYASDEYAARQPAGNTFMGKIGNAELVRGVSELISLSREIDATEVSAQRYGLLAQNTRRLFDAHHWLSDPNCGDVAPLLREIAATAESVLDEYEKVEGIRSQSDRAMREAQGKQKALLDSLQPENWEKVQEFVDALNGLTAQRGHLLTIREYRYIDVGAIDAMEKTLVAEHERIGAATGAFLAGDKALAPLAERLQALDAQAQQAATVSQLVEPLAQMQAMSGDLDMLSALMATLKVEDATQRTRIVESISQIYAKLNQAKARADQRRKSLGSAESVAQFGAQFTLFGQSIASALSLAQDPEKADEQLSRLMVQLEELESQFGEHEAFLGDILSKREELLETFEAHKQTLLDDRQRKAQAVMDAATRILEGLGRRTARFASADELNAFFAGDALILKLRELAERLRALKDSVKADDVEARLKGARDQAVRALRDRSELFEADGNVIKLGPRHRFSVNTQELDLTLLPRGETLNLHLTGTDFFEPLDNPDLDAARAYWGVSMDSESPQLSRGEYLAGLVIEAALGSRDGLSMDLLRQQLAQPEALARSVRDFAAPRYREGYEKGIHDHDATLIVQALLPLRDSAGSLAFEPAARAWAALFWSHTGEQGEAAQWPEHARTAADIERLFGSAAGLEALRGEVAAAMNAYAQAQSLPIDPALTPRAAEYLVLELSAERPQFVFSKYAQQLLNALREKLTAARMWDGFAQTLDGLRERPAARWALAMNWIEAMARGPELAPIAAYAAEAATLLLLDGEFAKKITETELSASVQGLLGEHPRVKEGRMTLAIDDWSARLRHHREHFVPGFQRYQALRQQIVGRERHALRLDEFKPRPLSSFVRNKLINDVYLSVIGDNLAKQMGTVGESKRSDLMGLLMMISPPGYGKTTLMEYVAHRLGLIFMKINGPALGHEVRSLDPAQAPDATSRQELEKLNLALEMGNNVMLYVDDIQHTHPEFLQKFISLCDGTRRIEGVWKGRTRTYDMRGKKFCVVMAGNPYTESGEVFKIPDMLANRADIYNLGDVVGGMEASFLLSYIENSLTSNPVLAPLATREMADLYRFVDKAEGRAFSANELRHAYSGAEINEIVATLERLIKVRDVVYKVNQQYIASAAQAQSYRTEPPFKLQGSYRNMNKLAEKISPVMNEAELQQLIGDHYLGEAQLLTAGAEENLLKLGELRGVLDAEQNARWAQIKRDFLRNKAMGAGEADVGGRVVAQLNDLVESVRALDNAASRAPAAPPPVENPAPWVQIVALLERVAKTQAKPQAAAPVATPAPDFGALLSQLGPTLQQAFDPLVDRLHDNSERQTRINEALVELFKHLGEREIADAPTRAAMTEQQRELQRALNDFADRLNGRVQR; encoded by the coding sequence ATGGCGCAGACCAAGCCGACCGCGGCTGCGGGCGAGATTTCCAACGACAGCGCGAAGGCGGCCGCCGTCGATCAGGCCGTCGCCCAGGGCGGCGCGTACGAGGTGCTGAGCAAGCGCCTGGCCGAACAGGGCCTGCGCTTGCGCGGCATCGCCGACGGCTTGAACAAGCAGCGGCTGAGCGAGTTCGGCGGCAGCCAGATGGAGGTCATCGGGCGCTTCCGCATTCGCACCGAGAACAACTGCGTCGCACGCGACATCGTCCAGGTCGGCGAATACCTGGTGTTCGGCTACAACGTGTTCCTGGGCCTGAAGAAGGAAACCACGGTCGCGGACGTGTTCTGCCTGTACAAGCTGGTGCAGGGGCCGGAGGGCTATGACGTCACGCCGGTCGATCTGAAGGGCAGCTTCCTCGGCATCGACAGCTTCGTGCAGGATTTCCGCGAGCTGTACGCGTACTACAAGCACACCCGGCTGATCCAGCTGATCGTGCGCGACAGCAAGCTGCTGGCGGCGTTTCAGATCGGCGAACGCATCACCGATTTGCGCGTGTTCCGCTGGTCGGTCTCGCCCGACGGCGAGGTGCGCTACATCGACAACCGCGGCGAGCGCGACATCGCGCTGCCGGCGCCGTTCGATTTCGAATGGACCCGCGCCACCCGCGATATGGTCGTCAACGGCCGCCATCCGCATCTGAACATTCTCGACAGCGTGTTCGTGGAGACGGTCAACGGCGATCTCACCGTCAAGATCGAGAACAACACCGAGGACGGCCAGGGCATCTACCGCGAGCCGGTGGCGGACAAGACCCAGTCGCTGGACGACGCGCAGGTCGATTTCGCCAAGGTCGGCAGCCTGATCCTGCTCAAGATCCTGCCCTATCGCGAAGAGCAGTGGCGCTATCTGGTGTTCAACACCCTGACCCGCAAGGTGCTGCGCCTGGACGCGATCGGCCTGGCCTGCATCCAGTTGCCGGAAGACCACGGCATCATCTTCCCGGGCGGCTATTACCTGCAGAGCGGCGAGCACAAGAGCTTCGACCAGTCGATGGACGGCATGCGCTACAAGCGCAGCATCCGTTCGCCCAACGGCGAGGACGTGCTCTATCTGTTCTACGAGCCCGAACAGGGCCGCACCGCGATGTTCACCTACAACATGATCGAGCGGCGCCTGCAGACGCCGATCTTCGGCCATGGCTACGCGCGTCTGGAAGACGGGCGCATGGTGATCTTCGCCACCGAAAGCGACGAGCCGACCCGCGTGCATCCCATGCAGGTCTGGCAGACGCCGTACGCCAGCGACGAATACGCCGCGCGCCAGCCGGCCGGCAACACCTTCATGGGCAAGATCGGCAATGCCGAACTGGTGCGTGGGGTGTCCGAGCTGATCAGCCTGAGCCGCGAGATCGACGCCACCGAGGTGTCGGCGCAGCGCTACGGCCTGCTCGCGCAGAACACGCGGCGTTTGTTCGACGCGCATCACTGGCTGTCGGACCCGAACTGCGGCGATGTCGCGCCGCTGCTGCGCGAGATCGCCGCCACCGCCGAGTCGGTACTGGACGAATACGAGAAAGTCGAAGGCATCCGCAGCCAGTCCGACCGCGCCATGCGCGAGGCCCAGGGCAAGCAGAAAGCCTTGCTCGACAGCCTGCAGCCGGAGAACTGGGAGAAGGTCCAGGAGTTCGTCGACGCGCTCAACGGCCTGACCGCGCAACGCGGGCATCTGCTGACCATTCGCGAATACCGTTACATCGATGTCGGCGCGATCGACGCGATGGAAAAGACGCTGGTCGCCGAGCACGAGCGCATCGGCGCGGCCACCGGCGCCTTTCTCGCCGGCGACAAGGCGCTGGCGCCGCTGGCCGAGCGATTGCAGGCGCTGGACGCGCAGGCGCAGCAGGCGGCCACGGTGTCGCAACTAGTCGAACCGCTGGCGCAGATGCAGGCTATGTCCGGCGACCTGGACATGCTCTCGGCCCTGATGGCGACGCTGAAGGTGGAGGACGCGACCCAGCGCACCCGCATCGTCGAATCGATCTCGCAGATCTACGCCAAGCTCAATCAGGCCAAGGCGCGCGCCGATCAGCGCCGCAAGAGCCTGGGTTCGGCCGAATCGGTGGCCCAGTTCGGCGCGCAGTTCACCTTGTTCGGGCAGAGCATCGCCAGCGCGCTGTCGCTGGCGCAGGACCCGGAAAAGGCCGACGAACAACTCTCGCGGCTGATGGTGCAGTTGGAGGAACTGGAGAGCCAGTTCGGCGAGCACGAAGCCTTCCTCGGCGACATCCTGTCCAAGCGCGAAGAACTGCTGGAAACCTTCGAAGCGCACAAGCAGACCCTGCTCGACGATCGCCAGCGCAAGGCGCAGGCGGTCATGGACGCGGCCACGCGCATTCTCGAAGGGCTGGGCCGGCGCACCGCGCGCTTCGCCAGCGCGGACGAACTCAACGCCTTCTTCGCCGGCGACGCGCTGATCCTGAAGCTGCGCGAGCTGGCCGAGCGCCTGCGCGCGCTCAAGGACAGCGTCAAGGCCGACGACGTCGAAGCGCGCCTGAAGGGCGCGCGCGATCAGGCCGTACGCGCGCTGCGCGACCGCAGCGAGCTGTTCGAGGCCGACGGCAATGTGATCAAGCTCGGCCCGCGTCATCGCTTCAGCGTCAACACGCAGGAGCTGGACCTGACCCTGCTGCCGCGCGGGGAAACGCTCAATCTGCATCTGACCGGCACGGATTTCTTCGAGCCGCTGGACAACCCCGACCTGGACGCCGCGCGCGCTTATTGGGGCGTGTCGATGGATTCCGAATCGCCGCAGCTCTCGCGCGGCGAGTACCTGGCCGGGCTGGTCATCGAAGCCGCGCTGGGCAGCCGCGACGGACTGAGCATGGACCTGCTGCGGCAACAGCTGGCGCAGCCCGAGGCGCTGGCGCGCAGCGTGCGCGACTTCGCCGCGCCGCGCTACCGCGAAGGCTACGAGAAGGGCATCCACGATCACGACGCCACGCTGATCGTGCAGGCCTTGCTGCCGCTGCGCGACAGCGCCGGCAGTCTGGCCTTCGAACCGGCCGCGCGCGCCTGGGCGGCGCTGTTCTGGTCGCACACCGGCGAGCAGGGCGAGGCGGCGCAATGGCCCGAACACGCGCGCACCGCGGCCGATATCGAGCGCCTGTTCGGCAGCGCGGCCGGGCTGGAAGCGCTGCGTGGCGAAGTCGCCGCGGCGATGAACGCCTATGCGCAGGCGCAGAGCCTGCCGATCGATCCGGCGCTGACGCCGCGCGCGGCCGAGTACCTGGTGCTGGAGTTGTCGGCCGAGCGTCCGCAGTTCGTCTTCAGCAAATACGCGCAGCAGTTGTTGAACGCGCTGCGCGAGAAACTGACCGCCGCGCGCATGTGGGACGGCTTCGCCCAGACCCTGGACGGCCTGCGCGAGCGCCCGGCGGCGCGCTGGGCGCTGGCGATGAACTGGATCGAAGCGATGGCGCGCGGCCCGGAGCTGGCGCCGATCGCCGCTTACGCCGCCGAGGCCGCGACCTTGTTGCTGCTCGACGGCGAGTTCGCGAAGAAGATCACCGAGACCGAACTCAGCGCCAGCGTGCAGGGCTTGCTCGGCGAGCACCCGCGGGTCAAGGAAGGGCGGATGACGCTGGCGATCGACGACTGGTCGGCGCGCCTGCGTCACCATCGCGAGCACTTCGTGCCCGGTTTCCAGCGCTATCAGGCCCTGCGCCAGCAGATCGTCGGGCGCGAGCGCCATGCGCTGCGCCTGGACGAATTCAAGCCGCGGCCGCTGAGCTCGTTCGTGCGCAACAAGCTGATCAACGATGTTTATCTGTCGGTGATCGGCGACAACCTCGCCAAGCAGATGGGCACGGTCGGCGAGAGCAAGCGCAGCGACCTGATGGGCCTGTTGATGATGATCTCGCCGCCGGGCTACGGCAAAACCACGCTGATGGAATACGTGGCGCACCGGCTGGGCCTGATCTTCATGAAGATCAACGGCCCCGCGCTCGGCCACGAGGTGCGTTCGCTCGATCCGGCCCAGGCGCCGGACGCGACCTCGCGCCAGGAACTGGAAAAACTCAACCTGGCCCTGGAAATGGGCAATAACGTGATGCTGTACGTCGATGACATCCAGCACACCCATCCCGAATTCCTGCAGAAGTTCATTTCCTTGTGCGACGGCACCCGCCGCATCGAGGGCGTGTGGAAAGGCCGCACGCGCACCTACGACATGCGCGGGAAGAAGTTCTGCGTGGTCATGGCCGGCAACCCGTACACCGAGTCGGGGGAGGTGTTCAAGATTCCGGACATGCTCGCCAACCGCGCCGACATCTACAACCTCGGCGACGTGGTCGGCGGCATGGAGGCCTCGTTCCTGCTGAGCTACATCGAGAACAGCCTGACCTCTAACCCGGTGCTGGCGCCGCTGGCCACGCGCGAGATGGCCGATCTGTACCGCTTCGTGGACAAGGCCGAAGGCCGCGCGTTCTCGGCCAATGAACTGCGCCACGCCTACAGCGGCGCGGAGATCAACGAGATCGTCGCCACCCTGGAGCGGCTGATCAAGGTCCGCGACGTGGTCTACAAGGTCAACCAGCAGTACATCGCCAGCGCCGCGCAGGCGCAGAGCTACCGCACCGAGCCGCCGTTCAAGCTGCAGGGCAGCTATCGCAATATGAACAAGCTGGCCGAGAAGATTTCGCCGGTGATGAACGAGGCCGAGCTGCAGCAGCTGATCGGCGATCACTACCTGGGCGAGGCGCAGTTGCTGACGGCCGGCGCGGAAGAGAATCTGCTCAAGCTCGGCGAGCTGCGCGGCGTGCTCGACGCCGAACAGAACGCGCGCTGGGCCCAGATCAAGCGCGATTTCCTGCGCAACAAGGCGATGGGCGCGGGCGAGGCCGATGTCGGCGGACGCGTGGTGGCGCAACTCAACGATCTGGTCGAGAGCGTGCGCGCGCTCGACAACGCCGCCAGCCGCGCGCCGGCCGCGCCGCCGCCGGTGGAGAATCCGGCGCCGTGGGTGCAGATCGTGGCGCTGCTCGAACGCGTGGCGAAGACGCAGGCCAAGCCGCAAGCAGCCGCGCCGGTGGCGACTCCGGCGCCGGACTTCGGCGCTTTGTTGAGTCAGTTGGGGCCGACCTTGCAGCAGGCGTTCGATCCCCTGGTCGATCGCCTGCACGACAACTCCGAACGCCAGACCCGGATCAACGAGGCGCTGGTGGAGTTGTTCAAGCATCTGGGTGAGCGCGAAATCGCCGACGCGCCGACGCGCGCGGCGATGACCGAGCAGCAGCGCGAACTGCAGCGCGCGCTCAACGATTTCGCCGACCGGCTCAACGGCCGCGTGCAGCGCTGA
- a CDS encoding glycoside hydrolase family 127 protein → MTRDDFHPAIDPADIHLRGLLGDALDANRAGRLSHFIVDETSPAIAIFAPAQRAQNLEGDWYGEHAGKWLVAAAKAAARSGDADLRARVHRVADFLVSTQEADGYLGTYAPERRFMRKQAPAPLSWDGAPSVRTWDIWTHAYLILGLLEVHRHFPQPRYLDAARKIGDLCLRTLSTGGIDITELGNHHGMSATVLLDPAVELYVACGDRSYLDLALTVLGQADAHPPLALLTRALAGVDAAWIATGKAYQLAWNLVGLAKLYRVSGHADYLTAVESVWRSIRDHHLTLGGGPWGGVAHRSREAFNPAGVFSPQGYVETCSTLAWIQLNRELLAITGQACYAEEIERSAYNDLLGAQAPNGEDWCYYVFPNGRRVHTTYWRCCKSSGAMALEELPGVAYVRADPDTIAVNIYGEGSAQIALPAAGGVAIDQRTQYPFTGDIRLHVEPQREAGFALKLRIPSWAQGARVTVNGAAVDEAVVAGDYCTLRRLWRPGDEIALQLPMTPRTHVAVNRNVQESRAPDGSAVAQEVLHYEYLAVTCGPLVYASGLIDGFKTEETLRLPQAPPAQWLRWSPPDAGHALPRIELSPGYRAPLVFQPYYCAGGRVDGAWRLTWMSLSPLAADAAADNA, encoded by the coding sequence ATGACACGCGACGACTTCCATCCCGCGATCGATCCGGCCGACATCCATCTGCGCGGCCTGCTCGGCGACGCGCTGGACGCCAACCGCGCCGGCCGCCTGTCGCATTTCATCGTCGATGAAACCAGCCCGGCGATCGCGATCTTCGCGCCGGCGCAGCGCGCGCAGAACCTGGAAGGCGACTGGTACGGCGAACATGCCGGCAAGTGGCTGGTCGCCGCGGCCAAGGCCGCCGCGCGCAGCGGCGATGCGGACTTGCGCGCGCGCGTGCATCGCGTCGCGGATTTCCTGGTCTCCACGCAGGAGGCCGACGGTTATCTGGGCACCTACGCACCCGAGCGCCGCTTCATGCGCAAGCAGGCGCCGGCACCGCTGAGTTGGGACGGCGCGCCGAGCGTGCGCACCTGGGACATCTGGACCCACGCCTATCTGATCCTGGGCCTGCTGGAAGTGCACCGGCATTTTCCGCAGCCGCGCTATCTCGATGCCGCACGCAAGATCGGCGATCTGTGCCTGCGCACCTTGAGCACTGGCGGTATCGACATCACCGAACTGGGCAACCATCACGGCATGTCGGCGACGGTGCTGCTGGACCCGGCGGTGGAGTTGTATGTGGCCTGCGGCGATCGCAGCTATCTGGATCTGGCCCTGACCGTGCTAGGCCAGGCCGATGCGCATCCGCCGCTGGCCTTGCTCACGCGCGCGCTGGCCGGCGTGGACGCGGCCTGGATCGCGACCGGCAAGGCCTATCAGCTGGCGTGGAATCTGGTCGGCCTGGCCAAGCTGTACCGGGTCAGCGGCCACGCCGATTATCTGACCGCGGTCGAGTCGGTGTGGCGCAGCATCCGCGATCATCACCTCACCCTCGGCGGCGGGCCCTGGGGCGGCGTCGCCCACCGTTCGCGCGAAGCCTTCAATCCGGCCGGCGTGTTCAGTCCGCAGGGCTATGTCGAAACCTGTTCGACGCTGGCGTGGATTCAACTCAATCGCGAGCTGCTGGCGATCACCGGACAGGCCTGCTATGCGGAAGAGATCGAACGCTCGGCCTACAACGACCTGCTGGGCGCGCAGGCGCCCAACGGCGAGGACTGGTGCTACTACGTCTTTCCGAACGGACGCCGCGTGCACACCACGTACTGGCGCTGCTGCAAATCCAGCGGCGCGATGGCGCTGGAGGAATTGCCGGGCGTGGCCTATGTGCGCGCCGATCCCGACACCATCGCGGTGAATATTTATGGCGAAGGCTCGGCGCAAATCGCGCTGCCGGCCGCGGGCGGCGTCGCCATCGATCAACGCACGCAGTATCCGTTCACCGGCGACATCCGTTTGCATGTCGAGCCGCAGCGCGAGGCCGGGTTCGCGCTGAAGCTGCGCATTCCGTCATGGGCGCAGGGCGCCCGCGTTACGGTCAACGGCGCGGCCGTCGATGAGGCCGTCGTCGCCGGCGACTATTGCACGCTGCGGCGCCTGTGGCGTCCGGGCGACGAAATCGCCCTGCAACTGCCGATGACGCCGCGCACGCATGTCGCGGTCAACCGCAACGTGCAGGAATCGCGTGCGCCCGACGGCAGCGCGGTCGCGCAGGAAGTGTTGCACTACGAATACCTCGCCGTGACCTGCGGCCCGCTGGTCTACGCCAGCGGCTTGATCGACGGCTTCAAGACGGAAGAAACCCTGCGCCTGCCGCAGGCGCCGCCCGCGCAGTGGCTGCGCTGGTCGCCGCCCGACGCCGGGCATGCGCTGCCGCGCATCGAACTGAGCCCGGGCTATCGCGCGCCGCTGGTGTTTCAACCGTATTACTGCGCCGGCGGACGCGTCGATGGCGCCTGGCGCCTGACCTGGATGTCGTTGTCGCCGCTGGCGGCGGACGCGGCGGCCGATAACGCATGA